DNA from Candidatus Zixiibacteriota bacterium:
CTGTACGCCGTGTCCGTAGATGCATGATCCCCGCGAGCAATCGCCCGCGGTGCAATAGGCAGTGACAGCGGGATGTTCTTTCGAGAACATCCCGCTGTTTTTTTATTTGATGTTCTGCCTGGCGGTTCCAGGAGCGATCATTCGCCATGACGGAGCACGAATTCGACTGGATTCGCGGCCTCGCCCGCCGGTTCGGAAGCGGTCCGCTTCCGTCCGGAGACTTGGGGATCGGCGATGATGCCGCGCTGATTGCTTTGGTGCCGGGCGATCCAGCGAGTCCGCACCTGGCGCTGTCAGTGGATGCGCAAATCTCCGGCGTCCACTTCCGACCGGGCTGGCTGACGGATCGCGAACTGGGATTTCGGCTCTTCCAGATCGGATTCTCCGACATCGCTGCGATGGGAGCGCGCCCCCGGGGGGCGCTTTTGTCATTTGAGGTCGGTCCCGGATACGATGAGTCCCGTCGCCAGGAATTCATGGCGGGGTTTGCCGAAGCCGCCGAGGAGTGCGGGGTTGCGCTGCTGGGTGGCAACGTGAGTGCGCGCGAGGCGGGATTCTCCGCGCACATTGTCGCAGTCGGCACGCTGCCGGACCGGCGCGCCCTCTGGCGGTCGGCCGCGCAAGTCGGCGACGGGGTATTCGTGATCGGCCGTCTCGGTTGCGCCTCGGCGGGTGTCCACGCGCTGGCGTCCGGCCGGGGAGACCCGGCGCCGGCGGACCTCCTGCTGGCCTACCGCCGTCCAACGGCACGCTGCCGCGAAGGCCGCCTCTTGCTCGAATCAAAATGGGCGCATGCCGCCATCGACATATCCGATGGACTCGCCGCAGACCTCGGGCACATTTGCGAGGCATCCGGTGTCGGCGCCCTCATCGACACCGAGCGGATTCCCATCGGCAACGTGTTGCGGGACTGGTGCCGGACGGATGATCTGGACCCGCTTGAGTTTGCGCTGCACGGCGGCGAGGATTACGCACTTCTGTTTACCGCCCCACCCGATGCCGGGTCCCAACGAGCAGTCGAAGCATCGCTCTCGTCGTTTGGCGCAGAGTGCGTCAGGATCGGCACCGTCACCAACACCGGACGCCTGGAAGCACGCAGCGACGGCCGGACGAAGCTCTTGCCTGCGACCGGTCACGTGCACCCGCTGCGCTGATCATCCCCAGCATCAAGTCTTGATTTCAGACTGTGGAGGGATTATGCTGGCGGCTCTTTTCGGCGCATCCCGTCGTCAATCCCAAAGCCACGGCGACGCCAGACGGGATGGCGAATCAGTCAACTTCAAACCGTCTTGCGACGGAATCGATCGGAGCGGCAAACGATGAACGGACGGGCTGTTGTCGCGGAGTTGATCGCCGCCTTCGGATTGGTGTTTGTCGGCGGCGGCGCGGTGGTCATGGATGGAATGTCGGGCGGCGCGCTCGGCCTGGTCGGCATCGCGCTGGCGCACGGAGTCGTGCTGATGACCATGGTGTATGCGACCGGGCACATTTCCGGCGCGCACGTCAATCCGGCCGTGACCTTGTCGCTGCTGGCAACCGGGAATATCGATGCCAAAAACGCGGTCGGCTACATCCTCGGTCAGTTGTCGGGAGCGGTGATTGCCGCCGTTTTGCTGCGGGTGATTTTTTCCGGTTTTCCCGCCGCTGATCTGCATCTCAGCGTGCCCGATCTGGGCGCCGGCGTTTCGCTGACTACAGGAATCCTCGTTGAGCTCGTGCTGACATTCTTCCTGGCTTTCGCCGTCTTCGGGACCGCAGTCGACAAGCGCGCTCCCAGAGGGGTGTACGGGTTGGCGATCGGCTTCGTGCTGATCTTCGACATCCTTATGGGCGGCCCGCTGACCGGCG
Protein-coding regions in this window:
- a CDS encoding MIP family channel protein; this encodes MNGRAVVAELIAAFGLVFVGGGAVVMDGMSGGALGLVGIALAHGVVLMTMVYATGHISGAHVNPAVTLSLLATGNIDAKNAVGYILGQLSGAVIAAVLLRVIFSGFPAADLHLSVPDLGAGVSLTTGILVELVLTFFLAFAVFGTAVDKRAPRGVYGLAIGFVLIFDILMGGPLTGAAVNPARAFGPALVAGHWNAHVVYWIGPVIGALIAGLVYKHLLLDRAPAPR
- the thiL gene encoding thiamine-phosphate kinase: MTEHEFDWIRGLARRFGSGPLPSGDLGIGDDAALIALVPGDPASPHLALSVDAQISGVHFRPGWLTDRELGFRLFQIGFSDIAAMGARPRGALLSFEVGPGYDESRRQEFMAGFAEAAEECGVALLGGNVSAREAGFSAHIVAVGTLPDRRALWRSAAQVGDGVFVIGRLGCASAGVHALASGRGDPAPADLLLAYRRPTARCREGRLLLESKWAHAAIDISDGLAADLGHICEASGVGALIDTERIPIGNVLRDWCRTDDLDPLEFALHGGEDYALLFTAPPDAGSQRAVEASLSSFGAECVRIGTVTNTGRLEARSDGRTKLLPATGHVHPLR